In Phlebotomus papatasi isolate M1 chromosome 1, Ppap_2.1, whole genome shotgun sequence, the following proteins share a genomic window:
- the LOC129799554 gene encoding exocyst complex component 6 has translation MANVSIQDIESVDDYWGPTFRSILEGTDQASLCEQIDARIRNHDKDIERICNIYYQGFIESIRELLQVRTQTKNLNNEVLSLNESLGEVSSGLLTRGKELVRARQVEGNIANAIQSLTNCLPVLECFSKLLRQVNEKRYYPALKTLEQLENEHLPKVANYRFTAQMKSAVPKLKEKIKQSSEEDFREFLENIRKFSPKIGEVAMNHTRQMQRRNLKSIIEEYQSMEKNGSAVDEEDLSAQDLIDFSPVYRCLHIYTVLNDKEYFENDWRKQRRDQAKLVLQAPQTMHDNLDAYKTYIHSIVGFFIVEDHVMNTGGEIVTRSYLDDLWSASLTRAVNVLSMSSSSCTDPNILLRIKNLIMLSITTLKTYGYTCTQLWDLLLEMRDHYNEVLLQRWVNEFREILARGDFLPLEVEDQEEYDAILERFPFHSEQLESQEFPKKFPFSQMVPEVYHQAKEFMYACMKFSEELSLSPNEVAAMVRKAANLLLTRSFSGCLSAVFHSPSLALMQVIQIIIDTQYLEKAGPFLDDFVCKMTGTKQNISQAPSAMFHVARAEAEMQVSEKLCSKLDEFFEELEGYDWLLAEPIGHGSPFITDMIAFLQSTFQSFCTLLPNVAQGACKKACEHIANAIRNLLLSGDVKQISTGALQQISLDLMQCEVFAGSDPVPGLKEGELIKYFAELRQLLDLLLSEEWSAYLHDYGKDEKRYSLVQPTTIIIILEKIREADKKTMFSVLKKSERDKKKLLETVLKQLKQLAEKQN, from the exons ATGGCCAATGTCTCGATACAGGACATTGAATCTGTGGATGACTATTGGGGTCCTACATTCCGCTCAATCCTCGAGGGCACGGATCAGGCTTCTCTGTGCGAGCAAATTGATGCCCGGATCCGAAATCATGACAaggacattgaaagaatttgcaATATCTACTACCAGGGCTTCATAGAGTCTATCAGGGAGCTGTTGCAAGTACGGACTCAGACCAAGAACCTCAATAATGAAGTGCTGAGTCTCAATGAGTCACTGGGAGAAGTTTCATCAGGACTCCTGACCCGTGGGAAGGAACTTGTCCGGGCACGACAAGTTGAGGGCAACATTGCCAATGCCATTCAGAGTCTAACCAATTGCCTTCCGGTGCTGGAGTGTTTTTCGAAATTGCTGCGTCAAGTCAATGAGAAACGATACTATCCGGCTCTGAAGACTCTCGAGCAGCTGGAAAATGAGCATCTGCCCAAAGTGGCTAATTATCGCTTCACAGCTCAGATGAAGAGTGCTGTGCCGAAGTTGAAGGAGAAGATAAAGCAATCTTCCGAGGAGGATTTCAGGGAGTTTTTGGAGAATATTCGGAAGTTTTCGCCGAAGATTGGGGAAGTGGCTATGAATCACACAAGGCAGATGCAGCGACGGAATCTGAAGTCGATCATTGAGGAGTATCAGAGCATGGAGAAGAATGGAAGTGCAGTGGATGAGGAGGATCTCAGTGCCCAG GATTTGATAGATTTCTCTCCGGTCTATCGATGCCTCCACATTTATACTGTGCTCAATGATAAGGAGTACTTTGAGAATGACTGGAGGAAGCAACGCAGAGATCAAGCTAAATTGGTGCTACAGGCGCCACAGACCATGCACGATAATCTCGATGCGTACAAGACGTACATTCATTCCATTGTTGGATTTTTCATTGTGGAGGATCATGTAATGAATACAGGGGGAGAAATTGTCACAAGGTCATATCTGGATGATCTCTGGTCTGCATCCCTGACTCGAGCTGTCAATGTGCTCAGCATGAGTTCATCCTCATGCACAGATCCCAATATTTTGTTGCGCATTAAGAATCTCATTATGCTCAGCATTACCACGCTCAAGACTTATGGGTACACGTGCACTCAGCTCTGGGATTTGCTCCTGGAAATGCGTGATCACTACAATGAAGTCCTCCTGCAGCGATGGGTCAATGAATTTCGCGAGATTTTGGCTCGTGGAGACTTTTTGCCGTTGGAAGTTGAAGACCAAGAAGAATACGATGCAATACTTGAGAGATTCCCCTTCCATTCGGAACAACTCGAAAGTCAGGAGTTTCCCAAAAAGTTCCCATTTTCCCAAATGGTGCCTGAAGTCTATCATCAAGCCAAGGAGTTCATGTATGCCTGTATGAAGTTCTCAGAAGAACTCTCGCTGTCGCCGAATGAAGTGGCTGCCATGGTGAGGAAGGCAGCCAATCTTCTGCTGACACGAAGTTTTAGTGGATGCCTCTCGGCTGTTTTCCACAGTCCCAGTTTGGCTCTTATGCAG GTAATACAAATAATAATAGATACGCAGTATTTGGAGAAGGCTGGACCATTCCTGGATGATTTTGTGTGCAAGATGACTGGCACAAAGCAAAATATCAGTCAAGCACCATCGGCGATGTTTCATGTGGCTCGAGCTGAGGCTGAGATGCAGGTATCTGAGAAGCTCTGCTCGAAGCTCGATGAGTTCTTTGAGGAATTGGAGGGATATGATTGGTTGCTAGCTGAGCCAATTGGGCACGGATCACCCTTTATCACTGACATGATTGCCTTCCTGCAGAGCACTTTTCAGAGTTTCTGCACTCTGTTGCCCAATGTGGCACAGGGAGCCTGCAAAAAAGCATGTGAGCATATTGCCAATGCTATTAGGAATTTACTGCTAAGCGGAGATGTTAAGCAAATATCCACGGGAGCACTGCAACAGATCAGTTTGGATCTGATGCAGTGCGAAGTATTTGCGGGCAGTGATCCGGTGCCGGGATTGAAGGAGGGTGAACTAATTAAGTATTTTGCGGAATTGCGGCAATTGCTGGATCTGCTGCTGAGTGAGGAGTGGAGTGCATATTTGCATGACTATGGAAAGGATGAGAAGCGGTATTCACTGGTGCAGCCAACGAcgataattattattttggagAAGATTCGAGAGGCTGACAAGAAGACGATGTTCAGTGTACTGAAGAAGTCAGAGCGTGACAAGAAGAAACTCCTTGAGACTGTCCTCAAGCAACTCAAACAGTTGGCAGAAAAGCAGAATTAA
- the LOC129799568 gene encoding caspase Dronc produces MESVHREKILKNIDSLMKATDYEKFIECCLKKNLLSQTMRENLEEEFGNETDRKMALWRKIPKRGPKAYDKLLEICSENYPQAYIILNKAIARNLGQMTSVSQSRENYAQLDEPDMKDGMCLSVAKKEPLEVAELKPYSGKLVNHLNLTVKKSTKIHVNPKLKVYKMSSRNRGVLFLINIINFRKKEFNRKGANNDRDNLIYLFTELGFTIYYFEDIEPEQMFNHLENFQMLDSLDKTECFVFGIMTHGNIKNHHTYVEFGNGEIISLDSILEKFYNSNCFSLMMKPKIFILPFCRGSHPDQGVYVQNIQHDTALSIPGEAGQSSVVTTKITTKSDILICYATVKGFESHRNTDDGSWYIQALCQVWAENAHDTDVETMMKMVDTKMREQWEKTETRTVQTASMENLGFNKVLYLNPGYFEDNP; encoded by the exons ATGGAGAGTGTTCACCGGGAGAAAATCCTCAAAAACATCGATTCCCTCATGAAAGCCACTGATTATGAAAAGTTCATTGAATGCTGCCTGAAGAAGAATCTCCTGTCGCAGACAATGAGGGAGAATCTGGAGGAGGAATTTGGCAATGAGACTGACCGTAAAATGGCTTTATGGAGAAAGATCCCAAAGAGGGGTCCCAAAGCCTATGATAAACTCCTGGAGATTTGTTCTGAGAACTATCCTCAAGCCTATATCATTCTCAATAAAGCCATTGCCAGGAATCTTGGACAGATGACCAGTGTGAGTCAATCGAGGGAGAACTATGCTCAATTGGATGAGCCAGATATGAAGGATGGGATGTGCTTGTCTGTGGCCAAAAAGGAACCTTTGGAAGTGGCTGAACTCAAGCCATATTCTGGAAAACTGGTCAATCATCTGAATCTCACTGTGAAGAAATCCACAAAAATCCATGTAAATCCCAAATTGAAGGTATACAAGATGTCTTCGAGGAATCGCGGAGTTCTTTTCCTCATCAACATCATCAACTTCCGGAAGAAAGAGTTCAACCGGAAAGGAGCCAACAATGACAGGGACAATCTTATCTACTTATTCACAGAATTGGGCTTTACCATTTACTATTTCGAAGACATTGAACCTGAACAGATGTTCAATCACCTCGAAAACTTCCAAATGCTGGACAGTCTGGACAAAACTGAATGCTTCGTCTTTGGCATTATGACGCATGGCAACATTAAGAATCACCATACGTACGTAGAATTTGGTAATGGAGAAATTATCTCACTGGATTCGATTCTGGAAAAATTCTACAACAGCAACTGCTTTTCCCTCATGATGAAGCCAAAGATCTTCATCCTGCCATTTTGCAG AGGAAGTCACCCCGATCAGGGAGTCTACGTCCAGAACATTCAACATGACACTGCCCTCAGTATTCCCGGGGAAGCTGGACAATCGTCCGTGGTGACGAcaaaaattacaacaaaaagTGACATTCTAATCTGCTACGCCACAGTGAAAGGCTTCGAAAGTCATCGAAATACCGACGATGGATCCTGGTACATCCAAGCTCTGTGCCAGGTTTGGGCAGAAAATGCCCATGATACAGACGTCGAGACCATGATGAAGATGGTAGACACGAAAATGCGTGAACAATGGGAAAAAACCGAAACGAGAACCGTCCAGACAGCCTCAATGGAGAATTTGGGCTTCAACAAGGTGCTCTATCTCAATCCCGGCTACTTCGAGGATAATCCATGA